One segment of Candidatus Abyssobacteria bacterium SURF_5 DNA contains the following:
- a CDS encoding (4Fe-4S)-binding protein — MEKKGVRVAVASGKGGTGKTTIATNLAACLAQQWLPVFYVDCDVEEPNGHIFLLPEITKTHAVGVPVPEVHEELCSGCGLCGKTCQFSAIIVIDKQVLTFPELCHGCGGCALVCPEKAIEEKQREVGQIRMGISGSLGFLDGKMRVGEAMSAPLIRAVKENIPVKSIAIIDAPPGTSCPVIEAVKDTDFVLLVTEPTPFGLNDLVLAVEMVREIGLPLGVIINQSDIGTDETLKYCEAEQIAVLLQLPHDRQIAQAYSQGHLAVQALPWFRGRMAEIANYILSLDKAENLR, encoded by the coding sequence CTGGAGAAAAAAGGTGTCAGGGTTGCGGTTGCCAGCGGCAAAGGCGGGACCGGGAAGACCACTATCGCGACAAACCTTGCCGCCTGCCTGGCTCAGCAATGGCTGCCCGTGTTCTACGTTGATTGCGACGTCGAAGAGCCGAACGGACACATATTTTTGCTGCCCGAGATCACCAAGACGCATGCCGTGGGTGTACCCGTGCCCGAAGTACATGAAGAATTGTGCAGCGGCTGTGGACTGTGCGGAAAAACATGCCAGTTCAGCGCGATTATCGTCATCGACAAGCAAGTGCTGACGTTCCCCGAGCTTTGCCATGGCTGCGGCGGATGCGCTCTCGTGTGCCCGGAGAAGGCAATCGAGGAGAAGCAGCGGGAAGTCGGTCAGATTCGCATGGGCATATCAGGATCCCTCGGATTTCTCGACGGAAAGATGCGAGTGGGCGAGGCGATGTCGGCTCCGCTCATTCGGGCCGTGAAGGAGAACATACCGGTAAAGAGCATCGCTATTATCGATGCGCCGCCAGGAACGTCCTGTCCCGTCATCGAGGCTGTAAAGGACACCGATTTCGTGCTCCTGGTAACGGAGCCGACCCCGTTCGGTTTGAACGATCTTGTTCTGGCGGTCGAGATGGTTCGCGAGATCGGGTTGCCGCTCGGCGTAATCATAAACCAAAGCGACATCGGAACCGATGAGACGCTGAAATATTGCGAGGCCGAACAGATTGCTGTGCTTCTCCAACTCCCTCACGACCGCCAAATCGCCCAAGCGTATTCACAAGGGCATCTGGCCGTGCAAGCACTGCCATGGTTCAGAGGCCGCATGGCGGAAATAGCGAATTACATTTTATCACTGGATAAAGCGGAAAATCTCAGATGA
- a CDS encoding (4Fe-4S)-binding protein, whose protein sequence is MKQLVVLSGKGGTGKTSLVASFAALAQRKIFADCDVDAADLHLVVGARIRHRELFRSGKKARILSVKCTECGECERVCRFDAVKKNGVVPACFHIDRISCEGCGVCLQVCPADAIVLEEVVSGEWFVSETRYGPMTHAKLGIAEGNSGKLVSLVRSQARGIALKEGLNLIIIDGPPGIGCPVIASITGTDLVLVVTEPTLSGLHDLRRVHQLANHFKIRTVVCINKFDLNPEMSTTIEDACRADGIEVIGRIPYDRIVTEAQVHFTSVIEYSNGSVSEEIKRIWKRVAQILDADEGQKKLSGPLVQHGE, encoded by the coding sequence ATGAAACAACTCGTGGTTCTCAGCGGCAAAGGAGGGACGGGCAAGACCAGCCTCGTCGCTTCCTTTGCCGCGCTGGCGCAAAGAAAAATATTCGCCGATTGCGACGTCGATGCGGCCGACCTGCATCTGGTGGTAGGCGCCCGCATCCGGCATCGGGAGCTCTTCCGCAGCGGGAAGAAGGCCCGGATTCTGTCTGTAAAATGCACCGAATGCGGCGAATGCGAGCGCGTGTGCAGGTTCGACGCGGTCAAAAAGAACGGCGTGGTGCCGGCCTGTTTCCATATAGACCGAATAAGTTGTGAGGGCTGCGGCGTTTGCCTGCAGGTTTGTCCTGCCGATGCCATTGTTCTGGAGGAGGTAGTCAGCGGAGAGTGGTTTGTCTCCGAGACCCGTTATGGGCCAATGACGCACGCGAAGCTCGGAATAGCCGAAGGAAATTCCGGAAAACTGGTCTCGCTGGTGCGAAGCCAGGCGCGCGGTATCGCCCTCAAAGAAGGGCTTAATCTGATAATCATTGATGGGCCGCCGGGTATCGGATGTCCGGTAATTGCATCTATCACCGGGACTGATTTGGTTCTGGTTGTGACCGAGCCGACGCTCTCAGGATTGCATGATCTCCGCCGGGTGCACCAGCTCGCGAATCATTTCAAAATCAGAACCGTCGTCTGCATTAACAAATTCGACCTGAATCCGGAGATGTCGACCACAATTGAAGATGCCTGTCGAGCCGACGGAATCGAAGTGATCGGGCGCATCCCCTACGATCGCATCGTAACGGAAGCGCAGGTTCATTTCACGAGTGTGATCGAATATTCCAACGGCTCCGTATCGGAAGAAATCAAGAGGATCTGGAAGAGAGTTGCTCAGATACTTGACGCAGACGAGGGCCAGAAAAAACTTTCCGGCCCCCTTGTTCAGCACGGAGAATAA
- a CDS encoding dinitrogenase iron-molybdenum cofactor biosynthesis protein, giving the protein MKIAITSQGDAMQSPVDPRFGRAKFFLVIDSETGEFKAVDNAVNLQAAQGAGIQAGRAVAELGVKAIVTGNVGPKAFSILNAAGIQIYLGASGTVEHALRQFKEGALQSTDGANVEGHWI; this is encoded by the coding sequence ATGAAAATTGCGATAACATCTCAGGGAGACGCGATGCAGAGCCCGGTTGATCCACGCTTTGGGCGCGCGAAATTTTTTCTTGTAATCGATTCCGAGACCGGCGAATTCAAAGCCGTTGATAATGCAGTGAACCTGCAGGCGGCGCAGGGGGCGGGCATTCAGGCCGGCCGCGCAGTGGCGGAATTAGGCGTGAAAGCGATTGTCACCGGAAATGTGGGCCCAAAGGCTTTCTCGATATTGAATGCGGCGGGGATACAGATATATTTGGGCGCCTCGGGCACTGTCGAGCACGCTCTTCGGCAATTCAAAGAAGGTGCTTTACAGTCGACCGACGGCGCCAATGTCGAAGGACATTGGATTTGA
- a CDS encoding PAS domain-containing protein — translation MEYKNHIKRSEERDIILDSIADGVFTVDGEWKITSFNRAAEEITGIPRQEAIGRKCCDVFKASICEGSCALRHTLESGQQIVNKAVFIITAEGERIPISISTALLKGADGRTIGGVETFRDLSVVEDLRKEIGRKYTFADIISKNHKMQELFDIMPEIAESDSTVLLEGESGTGKELFARAIHSLSHRRKKPMITVNCGALPDTLLESELFGYKAGAFTDAKKDKPGRFALADSGTIFLDEIGDVSPALQVRLLRVLQERIYEPLGSTQSVSANVRVVTATNKDLTQLVASGRFRQDLYYRINVVKLSLPPLRKRMEDVPLLVDHLVARFNRLRGKEIAGVSPDTLAILMNHDFQGNVRELENIIEHAFVLCRGNMILPAHLPQYLRPELEKAIASPLDLNFREIEAQFIRNCLQRNNWNRTAAAHELGIHKTTLWRKMKRLGIDLPE, via the coding sequence ATGGAATACAAGAATCATATAAAGCGAAGCGAAGAGCGCGACATCATTCTTGACAGCATTGCTGACGGCGTTTTTACGGTTGACGGTGAGTGGAAGATTACCTCATTCAATCGAGCCGCCGAGGAGATAACCGGCATTCCTCGTCAGGAAGCCATTGGGCGGAAATGCTGCGACGTATTCAAGGCCAGCATTTGCGAGGGCAGTTGCGCCTTGCGCCACACGCTGGAGAGCGGCCAGCAAATCGTCAACAAGGCGGTGTTTATCATTACGGCGGAAGGCGAGCGCATTCCCATAAGCATTTCAACCGCCTTACTCAAGGGCGCCGACGGGCGAACGATTGGCGGAGTGGAGACTTTCCGGGATCTGAGTGTTGTCGAGGATCTTCGAAAGGAGATCGGCCGCAAATACACGTTCGCCGATATAATCAGCAAGAATCACAAAATGCAGGAGTTGTTCGACATCATGCCCGAAATTGCGGAAAGCGACAGCACTGTCCTTCTCGAGGGGGAGAGTGGAACGGGAAAGGAGCTTTTTGCGCGGGCGATTCATAGCTTGAGCCACCGCCGCAAGAAACCAATGATCACGGTCAACTGCGGCGCCCTGCCGGACACGCTGCTCGAGTCGGAGCTGTTCGGCTATAAGGCGGGCGCGTTTACAGACGCCAAGAAGGACAAGCCGGGCAGGTTTGCACTTGCCGACAGCGGCACAATCTTTCTTGACGAGATCGGGGATGTTTCGCCTGCGCTGCAGGTGAGATTGCTGCGCGTGCTGCAGGAGCGGATTTATGAGCCGCTTGGCTCGACTCAGTCTGTATCCGCAAACGTGCGGGTCGTCACCGCAACGAACAAGGACCTGACTCAGTTGGTGGCAAGCGGCCGGTTCCGCCAGGACTTGTACTACCGCATCAATGTGGTGAAACTCTCCTTGCCGCCCTTGCGAAAAAGGATGGAAGACGTTCCGCTCCTGGTGGACCACCTTGTCGCCCGCTTTAACCGGCTTCGCGGGAAGGAGATCGCGGGCGTCTCACCCGATACGCTCGCGATCCTCATGAATCACGACTTTCAGGGAAACGTGCGCGAACTGGAAAATATCATCGAGCACGCTTTCGTGTTGTGCCGCGGCAACATGATTTTGCCGGCACACTTGCCGCAATACCTGCGACCGGAATTGGAGAAGGCCATCGCGAGTCCATTGGATCTCAATTTCCGCGAGATCGAGGCGCAATTCATCCGCAACTGCCTCCAGCGCAACAACTGGAATCGCACCGCCGCCGCCCATGAGCTCGGGATTCACAAGACTACGCTCTGGCGCAAG